GCTAATCTGATCCAGCTGTTCTTTCTAATACAGCGTCAgcagaaacatagaaacaaaccaAGGTCGTCTCTCTGTGTACGTTATTGTTGGGTTTTGGTGTGGACTCTCAGTCTGAGAGGAAGAGATATACGTGGATCATATTTGCGTGTGTATTTGTACACAAAGTGATGCGGATATCTGTTAGGGACAAGGACAGACAGGCTCACACTGATAAGCTCCCTGATGAAATATACCCATCCTTATTCATACACCCTGCTCTCAAACcaacactgctgctcagtcaTAGCTTTTCCAATAACCTTTCAAAATGTGCAGTAAGAGATGATCATTTATTCTGATGTACCGTATCAACGAGCAAAACTTACTACAGTCGACTCGTCTTTGAGATGCCAGGGTCCATTAAAAGCTGTGAAATATGCTGTGGAAATCGATGCATTAGAACTAAGAGATGAGAACATGTGCTGATGGAGGACTTCTTTACTCTACTTTATCTTTAAAGCTGAATCCTGGGCTTTTTTCTGTGGCGAGCCTTTGCGATCAATCATCAATTATATTCTGAAAGGCTGTCAGACATTTAAATGCCAAATGTGCAGGACAGCAGCACACTTTCATCAAATAAAGGTTTGCTTGCACAAAGTTTGCTGCTTCAACGTActgaaatattctaaataaaacCTCTTCTTAGAACACTTTACagccaaaagtatgtggacactcCTCAGtccaaaaacagcaagacaaccagaaaatgttttcacagTCACAGTATTTCTGCTCATCCCAAAGGTGTTGGATGAGGTTGACAGTCTGACTGAGTCTTGATTTGTAAAGACCAACACCTCATGGGTTTCTgctgtgaaaacattttaaatttcttCTTCTAAATGTAGATGTACCACACTAAGGCCATACggtcaaatttaaataattgatttaCGATGTAATAATAGTTATTTTATTGgggtccccccccccccccccttcaaaAAGTTACCATATCCTGTGGCAGTGTTCTTTTTCCAGTCAGATATATGTTCATGATACCTGCAAATTaatctttttgtatttgttgtgttcCCTGAAGTGGCGTATGGTATCTGCATGTAGCATAGCTTCCAAAGTAGTTTTATGAAAACAGCAAATTTGTTGTTTTGGTAACTCATGGGGGGCAGGAAGACTTCCATTTCGGTTGTTTCTCCTTTATTTCTGACTACAGCAGAGGTCCTGGTGTCTTAAAGTGCAGCTGCTACCAGTAAACCATGCTGTGCCGGCtttgaagttgttgtttttttttatctttggcTGGGCTGCTTGCTTTTGATTTCAAAAGGTGAAAGTAAAAATCTCATTTCAATCTATTAAgaatcaaaattgtgacaaacCTGCTAAACTCACAGCAATTTCTTTATGGACCTTGCACAGAGGCATGATCATGTGGAATAGGCCTTTTCCATATTCTTGCAAAAAAAGGGGAAATCGCAATGTTGTGTTAAGTATGATTGTGTGCACTGAAGCAATAGTTCTACATCTTGGGCtggcttagcttagcatgaagtTGAGGTCGAAGCTGGTGGAAACAGCTCTTTTGTGTTGGTGTTATCTAACTAtcggcaagaaagcaaatatattttacattttaatattttccccAGTGTAAAAATGATGTGGCTACAATGAATAGTTggaacaagctcacagagaatTAAGCCTATGTGATGCTGGCTAACTTTAGgctaaaaacttcaaaatttcATTGCTATCATGCTACAAACAATtcaacttttctttatttctaaaaaagcTGACATTATGGAGCTATTAGGTTTCAAAGTATCTCCTTCTAGGCTGTAATGGCTCTGTTGCCAGGAGCGACCAGGTAGTGGAAGATGATGAGGGCCCGCCTCGGGCGGTCACAGCTGCCATAAATCTGCCCGGGCTGACGCAGGACTGTAATGGAGGAGATTGCTGCGATGTCCGTGTGTAGCCGGGGAAAATAATTGTATTGAATCACAGCTCAGGGGAATaggttttttcatgttttacagtGCTGAGGTGAGGAAACACCTATTTCTTCTTGCTGTGTCGGCGTCCGCTGCAGCAGCTTGGTCTGTTTCAGCAGATGGATGGTGACCGAGGCGGTAATGATGCAAGTTGTTTCAAAGTGCTTGTAACATGGATGATGGTGATGAAGATGATTAGGTGGAGGATGGAGTGCAAGATGATTAAAAGGAagaaataatgatgatgaagataATGTTAAATGTGATGATGCTGCAGAGTTTGCAGAAGATTACAGAGAGCCAAAGTCCGTTTAATGCAATCTCTCATTAGGCATTTCTTTCATCATCGTCTATCGAACAGAATTAAGTCTGAGCTTTACTTTCTTTATTCTTAGACACATTGATGTACTACACCCGTTAGCATTAGCAAGTGTAACCTTTTTAATGTAGACTGTTTAATGAATAGTTTgtgtggacaaaaaaaaactacagctcCCATGAAAAAgtagtatcatttttttcaacccCAATTCCCAAAAAGGGACTCGTTTAAAATGTGACTAAAAATTCGTTGAGACCCATTGCAAGTGAAAACCGTACAAAgacgatatatattttatgttcaaactgataaacatttgaatttgactattttttctatttacattttacacattggaataaaaaaaatgaatgaacagCATCACAACTTTTGGGATTTGGggttgtaaacatttttaaagctcTAATCTTTCTTGTCAAAAAACTTTTACAGTCTTTATACATTATGTTCTGCTGTTATAACAGACCAAGATCCATTTTTcaatatagtaaaataatatatttttagctACAATCAGAGTGGCTCCGATGCTACTTTAACTTCAATCAATACCATGTTTTCCCACAAGACTGAAcagtcattgtttttattttctgtcattgctTGCCCTATCTTAgaacatctgtgtttttttactcatactttaccaaacatttattttttgaccctgCACGGCACTCCCTATTTTTTCCTCATAACCCTGGGATGATTTGAGACATGCCTTGGCAAGTAACACAGTGCTTTagtgtttgtattttcaaaaagaaaGCTTTACTTTTACAAGAcaagttttgttgttttctgggCCGATTATATTGGCAAAATCTATTGATGATACCTGCATCTTGTCACCCATGAACTGCAGGTTCAGTTCTGAAAAGCAATCTTAAGCAACCTGTaaccacacaaaataaagaTTAGCTAATAACAATCCCCATGCCTTTTGGTTGAAATAATGCAAGATTACTTTATGAGGTCTGTGATTCAGACAGTAAGCTCAGACTGTTCTCACCTTAAAAATGCCCCCAtaggttgtattttttttttcttcctgtaaatcgctttggataaaagtgtctgctaaaagactaaatgtaaaatgtgtctACAAGCTGCTCAGTACGACCCATATTTATGATTTAGACCGTTCTCCCGTTAGAGGGGAGGACGGTctaaatcataaataaacactatcatgtcccatgtggaaacaaaagtaaacatcaCATTCAAACATCACTTCCAAAACaactcatcatgttttttttttacataactacaTCGATTCcagcatttatatacatttatttacttttaaactattaaatctttaaaatctAGTTTATCTAAGTTTTTTGTCCTAATCCCAGAGAATTGATTTTGTAGCcaaaattcaaccaaactgtatcctttttttttacaacagcgaACCTTccttgtatgtataatgatgcaTGCGCTATTTTTTGAAGTGACCTGCTCTGTAGCAGGAAACGCTCATATGGGTGGttttgggtggtattgacagacGAACTATTCTgtggtttaggttggagatcttgttggtagTTTGCTGGGCACGCTAATGTTTGCAGCTTACATTAGAGTAGATAAACATACATTCCTTACACAtttgttcctgttttttaagttgtgaaaatgtaataataaagaaaCCACCCTTTAGTCTAGTATCTAGTGTGTGTTAGCCTATTTATGGTCTTTTGTTCCACTGTATGTATGAGTCATGCATATGCAGAAATTATATCTAAGTGTAAACCCCTGATGGAAAGAGTATTCCTCTTTCTGCAGCCCCATGCACACCTCAGAATGTGGGGAAAAATCAAAGCTTGGTGGACATGCCATGCCTAGTTATTGTAATGGTTATTGGACAATTGCGGTTTGGGAGGGGGTTTAGCGGCCAGCCAATGCCATTCATACTGAAAAATGTacataataaagaaaaacctAAGACTCAAACTGGCATGACCTCTCATAATGAAATGCAGCTGACCTGAGTTTGACTCTCAGCTGAAGCTTTTAACAAacctctctgactctctgtgGCCCAGGGATTTTTTTAGGCTCTTGTATTGATCTTTGCTTTGTGGCTGCTTCAGCTgacaagcagcagaaatctaTCCGTGCTCTGTTAAGTGTCCTGTGGAGATTCATCGAGGCATGCCTTCAATTGCTCAGCGCAATCTCGGCCTTTTCTTAATAGCCTGCAGTGCTCCTCAGTCAGGTCTTCATTAACGCTTCCCTTTCCTTCTGGTTGTCATAGTCATGTCTGCGTGAGTGTGAATAGGTTATCTgaaatgtatataattattacaaataacttaaaaaagatatgaaaataCATCcagttttagtaatttttcaaACCATTATCTAACCTCCCTATCACCTCAGTTGGTCAAATTAGTATTACTGAGACAagaagtttgtttctttttttcaaatacatacagtaaacaatgcttttttgtcatttgatgTTATTGGGTATCTACGATATCATCCTCCTTGTttctttttgaattttttttttttttttacatttttaaaccacACTGTGTCCTAATATTTCGTATTCATCTTTATGAATGATGATGAGCTTGAATGAAACCCTGATGGAAATAAGTCCAGGGGGCGATTTATCACATATtccaatatgttttattttgtaaatataacagACAATAAACCAGATGAACAAGAAAGCTAAATGTGCCTATTTCCATTGTTGTCCTtgatgtaaataaaatgaattaccaCCAAATCATACATGTATCATCAACAAGAAAATcaagaaaatatagaaatagaaaatatcaagaaataaaatatgtggattttttttctctttctcttggtttagcatgttagcatgcacGATTATTCTTGCCCGAGTTTGCTAACACTTACACACCTGGCATCACAGCAATAAAGCAGGGCACGTAGTGAAccattttttatctatttagaAATTAATGTAATGCTTTTAAGATCTTTTTAGGATCTTGACAGAGAAAATGTGATTTCACTGCAAATACACAGAAGCTCTATAACTGTATGCTATTGCCTCTGATTCACATTATTACGCTCAGTACCCATCTTATCAGTATTCACAAGACATATAGAAATTGTACAAAGTGACCAGGAAAGAACCGAACCTCTTTTCACACAAAATTCTGATAACATCTATTCTCAAATTCACTGGAGTCGATCAAAAAGTTGGCAGTCACTGTTGAGCTCTGTATGTACATTTGTTTCTGTGAATGaaaatagattaataaataataattataataagatAATTGATTAGTCTTCACTGATGGGACAGATGATCATAGGTGCAGAGTTTCCACCATCATTTTTCATGGGACAGAAGAGTGGGAAGAGTTTCTCAGTGAAGTTGCAGCCAGTAAAGGAATACATAAGAGCTGCAGGACCTACGTCATAAAAGGAGACAAGACCGTCCTCATAGTCCACAAACACCCCCACCTTCTGAGGCTGAGACTTCAGAGAGAGACGAACTGGAGGGGTGTCACGAGCTGTGTAATCATTGCCATTTCTCAACCATAAACTGTAGTTACCGTACAGACGGCCCAGTGTGATGTGTGTCTTCCTGTTGATCGACTCTGTGGTCACTCCTAAATCCCATTTAGTCTTTCCTTCGACTAGAATCTCATAGTAAAATCTGCCTGAAGAGAAACTCTGCTTTCCTAAAACACAGCGATTGAGAGTAAATCTCTCCAGGTTGTCTGGAAGGTCTTTCTTAACACCATGATACACTTGTTTCCCATCATCAGACAGGGTGAGGTTGGGATGTGCTGTATCAGGATCAAAAGTCACGTCCACTGCATACTGCTGGACTCTCTTCAGCTCAGCTGTAAACAGTTTCTTCATCTCTGCACTGATTGTCACGTCCAGCTGAGACACAGCTCTCATCACAGTCCCCTTATATGATGGACAGATGCTCACCTCTCTCCAGTTCTTGGTGGGTGTTGGATGGAGGGTGTTTAGGGACTGGACAGTCTGGAGAAAATGGAGGTGGTCTTCAGAGTGTGAGAGCTGCTCCAGCTCTGTGCTCCTCTTCATCAACGTAGAGATTTCCTGTTCCAGCTCTCTGGTAAAGCCTTCAGCCTGTTTTTCTGTCGTTTCCTGCTTCTCTTTGACTGTGTCGATGAAATTGGCCTGTGCTTTCTCAACAGACTCCTTCAGAGAAGTGAAGACCTGAACACCTTCTGCAATCTCTCTGTCTGCGTTTTCCTTACTGAGGTCGACCAAGTCTTTAATCTCCTGAATCTTCAGTTGTCTCTTCTGGATCATGAGCTGAACTTCAGCCTCTGTTTTCCACAGAGTTGCCTTCTTCTGTTCATATCCTTCTTTCAGTGGAACAAACTCATGTGTCCTATGGTCCAAAACAGGGCAGAGCATGCAGACGCATGTCTGATCTGTCTTACAGACCAGCTCCAGGGGTTTATCGTGCTTCAGACACATCCTGTCCTCCAGGTTCGCCACAGGGTCGATCAGCTGATGTCTTTTCAGGCCGGACATTGTCAGATGAGGTTCCAGGTGAGTCTCACAGTAGGAGACCAGACACACCAGGCAGGACTTCAAGGCCTGTAGTTTGGTTCCAGTGCAGAGGTCACAGAGAACTTCTCCTGTTGTGGACACTTGTTGCTCTgagctgctgatgctgctgaaGCTGCTGGCGCTACTCCTTCTGCTGTCTGCTTTTTGTTGAGCTGTCTGTTTGAACTGAGCAGCCATCTTCGAGATGAAAGTATTGATGTGAAGCTCTGGTCTTGTGTCGAAAACCATTTCACACATCGGACACTGGTACTGGTCGTGAGTATTCCAGTGTTCATTGATGCAGTTTTTGCAGAAGTTGTGTCCACAAGACGTGGTGACCGGATCAGTGAAcacatccagacagatggagcacagaaactGATCTGCAGATGGCAGATAGTTTACAGCAGCCATTTCTACACAtgatgagaaagaaaagaaaaacatttttattcaaaatagtTAAAGAAATAAGTGTAATAACTGCTACTTAAAGTAGAACATGATGATCCTataaaagtgatttaaaatTATGTATGTGGCattttaaattacagtgaatcaACAATATATAACTAATTCTGgctaattataatcaaattaaaaagGTTTTCCTTTAAAAGGGGGAAGGGCTCAGAAATACAATtgccatattttttttgttttgctttttttaatgttaatataaGTATAACTGTGTTAAATAGGCACAATATATCGTCATAGGCACTTGAATCAAAATTGTATTGTGGCAGACTTTGTAATAACAGCAGTGTCTTTGTCCAAATAATCAATACATTATATTTTGATTGAACTTGTAAATTGTCACCCTTACTGTTCTCTGGCAAAACCGCACAGAAAATGTCTACACCCTGTTTGCTATAAAGAAGCAAAGTTTGCTATAAAGAATAGCACTGCCAACAAATCTCTGCTTCCTTGATGAAAAGCACATCACCTTTCCCCCAGCtccttcacattaaaagcctctggttcctctggtggaaagcttttattgtgaaactggCTGAGCAAATAAAGAATAGAAATATGTAGGAAGCGATCAGTATAATAGCTGGAAGGTAGGGCTGCATTCCAATCACATAGGTTGTCTTGTGACTTTTAGTGAATAATGTATCCTCCCTTACAAAGTATGTGCTGTTGCATGCAACATCAGGGTATTACTACATTGTCACATCATTAGGCCTTGAAGTTTGACCCTCTTTCAGTCTGTTGTTGCCAGCgccattttctttgctgctgcgtgttggggcagcagcatcagagccagcgacaccaacagacttgataaaattatcaagaaggctggctctgtacttggtctcaggctggagacttttgggactgtggtggagaggagaacactaaacaaactgctggccatcatggacaatgatcagcaccctctccatcacacagcaccttctctcacaggctgctccagctccgctgtcatagggacagatataaaaaaatctttccttccacatgccatcacactgtacaataacaaataatagtctggttcattacatactgtctatgcacattatgtgttctttatgcacactgttcattgcaccttatttgtttcatagcaccaacatttttatactctatattcatatttattctgcactggaattctgttctactccttctttagacactttatattttattgtatttttattgtatttttatattttattgcttgaagtatgcctaggttgttctttttatttaattgtgttgtcattgtctatgtgtgtaatgctgctgctacactgtaatttcccagcttgggataaataaagtctctctatctatctatctatctatctatctatctatctatctatctatctatctatccatctatccatctatctatctatcgatctatctatctatatctattgCCCATAAATGCGGAGGATTATGGGTCAGAAGagccagaaaagcatgctggcttGCATACTGTGAAATGTGAACAGATGAAGTCAGACATTCTGGTATTTTTTGCATACTGCATTTGACATACAAGCTGTCTTGATGTACTAAATCCTTTTCTGAGTGAAATGATACTCCAAAACCACATATTTTCAGTAACAAGTTGCTAAAGTCCTGAGAACTAACAAAGATGCTGTTAAAGTGGGATTCTGTAGTGGGCCTGTGGAAAACAGACATAGTTACAGTATGTTGTCTCTGATTTCTTAGTAAGATGCGAGAAGCTTGAAACTTCTTTCAGTCACTCTGACGTTCTGTGTAATCCTGGTTGTTGTTAGTGTAAATATGATCAGCTGTACTCACCAGTGTTTGCTCTGCTGTGTTGTTGAGAATAACCTGATGAACTCAGTTTTATTCGAGAGAGAAACGGAGACTTGTCTCAGCTGCAGCTTGTCTGCCAGTTAACTTCCATTTCCTGAATGTGACGTTGAGCTCTGCTCAGTGTTTGCTCCGCCCCTttactgcagctctgctgttaGGTTTTGTTTCCTCCCTCTGATTTACACAGTTATTGGGAAACACCAGCATTCCCTCTGGTTTATATGCAGCAAAGGTTGTAGCTATATATAGCTAAGGTATGTCAGAAGGTGTTGCTTAGCTTGAAACTTCAAAGTGCCTCAGGTTGACTTTAACCAGAAGAGTTTAGGTTAGTTCAATGGACACAGTAAGAGACACACAaatctgtaaaatgtaaatgagaaCACAGTCCAAGACAATTGCTGTCCTTGATGTAAAGATGTTTTATTACCATAAAATCATACagcaaatacaatatatatcaacaagaaaatcataaaataaaatatgctagTAAATAGACAAAATTCAACCTGAACTTTATTCCAAGATTCaggaacagaaaaaaagatcaaaagctGTTAAATTTATCCCGAAACACATGTGAGCTTGCTCATCTGTCTGACCTGGCACAGTTACTGTAGACAAAATGTGCTATTTGTCTTTCCAAAGATTTGATGAGGGCAAAATGAAACTTTCAACTACATCCACAGTAGAGCTTTATGGAGCTAATCCAACTGGCATGGTGCTAATACCTCCAACTGCCAAATGGAATCTTGTGAAATATTGTAttgttgcattattttttacttctatGCTATTTGTTAGTGGAGTGATTTTACATTCTTGATCTgatggattttttattattaggacATACAATacattgtgctgctgctgttttgtcTATGTTTCTATAATTGTCCTTCAGGTATTGCAGGTATTTACAGTAAACTGGGTCCCAACTCAGGGGTCGAGGTCCTTTTAAGGGGTCACATGA
This genomic interval from Centropristis striata isolate RG_2023a ecotype Rhode Island chromosome 14, C.striata_1.0, whole genome shotgun sequence contains the following:
- the LOC131985108 gene encoding E3 ubiquitin-protein ligase TRIM39-like; the protein is MAAVNYLPSADQFLCSICLDVFTDPVTTSCGHNFCKNCINEHWNTHDQYQCPMCEMVFDTRPELHINTFISKMAAQFKQTAQQKADSRRSSASSFSSISSSEQQVSTTGEVLCDLCTGTKLQALKSCLVCLVSYCETHLEPHLTMSGLKRHQLIDPVANLEDRMCLKHDKPLELVCKTDQTCVCMLCPVLDHRTHEFVPLKEGYEQKKATLWKTEAEVQLMIQKRQLKIQEIKDLVDLSKENADREIAEGVQVFTSLKESVEKAQANFIDTVKEKQETTEKQAEGFTRELEQEISTLMKRSTELEQLSHSEDHLHFLQTVQSLNTLHPTPTKNWREVSICPSYKGTVMRAVSQLDVTISAEMKKLFTAELKRVQQYAVDVTFDPDTAHPNLTLSDDGKQVYHGVKKDLPDNLERFTLNRCVLGKQSFSSGRFYYEILVEGKTKWDLGVTTESINRKTHITLGRLYGNYSLWLRNGNDYTARDTPPVRLSLKSQPQKVGVFVDYEDGLVSFYDVGPAALMYSFTGCNFTEKLFPLFCPMKNDGGNSAPMIICPISED